The Thermodesulfobium sp. 4217-1 genome includes a region encoding these proteins:
- a CDS encoding TIGR00341 family protein, whose amino-acid sequence MEHDKQYPKILIYSFLKKLFPYVFPYLYANKTLDKEKTIYNTESKAGISFDYLLSLIIAALIATIGLITNSVAVIIGSMLISPLLEPIIGLGLAITTENNQLIKKLIFKIIVSVILTIVFTTILTTISPLKEPTTEIISRTNPNLYDLLIALFSGIVGVYATIKNKNNLTIIPGVAIATAIIPPLSIIGFGIGTSSYLISMGAFLLFFTNFIAILFSSVITFIYFGFLTKIEIAAKDSVIRKRLTQIFITMIIISIPLIYSLYTTVSYINLNNQVSNIIKQDIKNSANLYYLKVEEKSDKIYVSAIILAKDYLNEQKIKEIKKNLEDKFKKPVDLKLSQIIGQMPKLSLQNPQQPITPIQTPEEKISNATKDINDVFKTITDSINKLISPDFIESYNFAVSNKGKDYLTLEIKGNHIFSLNETKFIQNYIENIINTKINLTINTKPFLTPIPILNENDFKISTNDINNLQIIKNVYSSNKNISININCNYNNNALKSAAEQKIASIINYIESSLKIPSKSINSKITFNPTAANSSIKIDFQ is encoded by the coding sequence TTGGAACATGATAAACAATATCCAAAAATCTTAATTTACAGCTTTTTAAAAAAATTATTCCCTTATGTCTTCCCTTACTTATATGCTAACAAAACATTAGACAAAGAAAAAACAATTTATAATACAGAATCAAAGGCAGGAATTTCATTTGATTATTTGTTATCACTTATAATAGCCGCTTTAATAGCCACTATAGGTCTTATTACAAACAGCGTAGCAGTGATAATAGGTTCAATGCTTATTTCACCTTTATTGGAACCAATTATAGGTTTAGGATTAGCCATAACAACTGAAAATAATCAGTTGATAAAAAAGTTAATATTTAAAATCATTGTAAGCGTAATTCTAACTATTGTTTTTACAACAATTCTTACCACAATCTCTCCATTAAAAGAACCTACTACAGAAATAATTTCAAGGACAAATCCAAATTTATACGATTTATTGATAGCATTATTTTCTGGCATAGTTGGAGTCTATGCAACTATAAAGAATAAAAATAATTTAACAATAATACCAGGAGTCGCAATTGCCACTGCAATCATACCGCCTCTTAGCATTATAGGATTTGGTATAGGTACTTCAAGTTATCTAATATCTATGGGTGCCTTTTTGCTTTTTTTTACCAATTTTATTGCAATACTTTTCTCGTCTGTTATAACTTTTATTTATTTTGGTTTTCTAACAAAAATAGAAATTGCAGCAAAAGACTCTGTCATTAGAAAAAGATTAACACAGATATTTATTACCATGATAATTATCTCTATTCCATTGATATATTCTCTATATACCACAGTATCTTACATAAATCTTAACAACCAGGTATCAAATATTATTAAACAGGATATTAAGAATAGTGCGAATCTATATTATTTAAAAGTAGAAGAAAAGTCTGATAAAATTTATGTCTCGGCAATAATTTTAGCAAAAGACTATCTTAATGAGCAAAAAATTAAAGAAATTAAAAAGAATTTAGAAGATAAATTTAAAAAGCCCGTAGATCTAAAATTAAGCCAAATAATAGGTCAAATGCCAAAATTAAGCCTTCAAAACCCCCAACAACCTATAACTCCAATACAAACCCCAGAAGAAAAAATAAGCAATGCCACAAAAGATATTAATGATGTTTTTAAAACAATCACAGATTCAATAAATAAACTTATATCCCCGGATTTTATAGAAAGTTATAATTTCGCTGTTTCAAACAAAGGTAAAGACTATCTCACATTGGAAATAAAAGGAAACCATATATTTTCTTTAAATGAAACTAAATTTATACAAAATTATATTGAAAATATAATAAATACAAAAATCAACCTAACTATAAATACAAAACCCTTTCTTACACCAATTCCGATTTTAAATGAAAATGACTTTAAGATTTCTACCAATGATATTAATAATTTACAAATAATCAAAAATGTCTATAGTTCAAATAAAAATATATCTATCAACATTAACTGCAATTATAATAACAATGCGCTTAAAAGTGCAGCAGAACAAAAAATAGCATCAATTATAAATTATATAGAAAGTAGTCTAAAAATTCCAAGCAAATCAATAAATAGTAAAATTACATTCAACCCAACAGCAGCAAATTCTTCCATAAAAATAGACTTTCAATAA